The Mercurialis annua linkage group LG8, ddMerAnnu1.2, whole genome shotgun sequence genome window below encodes:
- the LOC126662240 gene encoding pentatricopeptide repeat-containing protein At5g16860: MPFRSLLYQTSNAINLISPALLKQCKSISQANLVHQQAIVQGLLTHFSINLVSTYLALNAPSHALSLLRRLTPSSDAVYSWNALIRRALRLGLLHRSLSLFRTMRRLSWSPDHYTYPFIFKACGELPSFSHGSCVHAVVVSTGFDSNVFVCNATVAMYGRCGALDYARQVFDEMLVREIFDLVSWNSITAVFIQSGDSKRGIELFRRMWKECDFNVRPDAVSLVNVLPACASMGDCLSGKQVHGFSVRSGLFDDVYVANSLVDMYAKCGMMNEANKVFDRMEIKDVVSWNSMVTGYSQIGKFEEAVGLFEKMSEENIELDVVSWSAVIAGYSQRGLGYEALNVFRQMQVCGSNPNEVTLVSLLSGCASIGALLHGKETHCHAIKCILNFDRSDPREDGLVLNAMIDMYTKCEDISAGRAIFDSISPKDRNVVTWTAMIGGYAQHGEANDGLELFSRMIKEDRLVKPNAFTISCALMACARLAALRSGRQIHAYVLRNQYDFDVLHVANCLVDMYSKSGDIGAARVVFDNMKRRNDVSWTSLMTGYGMHGQGEEAVKVFDQMSREGLDPDGVTLLVLLYACSHSGMVDEGMRYFSNMSKDFGVAPGEEHYASMVDLLSRAGRFDDATKLIEDMPMKPGPIVWVGLLSGCRVHANVELGEYAAGQLMELESESDGSYTLLSNIYANARRWKDVTRIRSLMKHSGVRKRPGCSWVQGKKGTETFFVGDRSHRESKQIYGLLSELIRRIKVAGYVPETSFALHDVDDEEKGDLLFEHSEKLALAYGILTSAPGAPIRITKNLRVCGDCHTAITYISNIIHHEIILRDSSRFHHFKNGSCSCKGYW; the protein is encoded by the coding sequence ATGCCCTTCCGTTCATTACTATACCAAACCTCAAATGCTATAAATTTGATCTCTCCAGCACTACTCAAGCAATGCAAGTCCATTTCGCAAGCAAATCTGGTTCACCAACAAGCCATAGTCCAAGGCCTTTTAACCCACTTCTCCATCAACCTCGTCTCCACTTACTTAGCTCTCAACGCTCCTTCCCATGCACTTTCCCTCCTCCGACGCCTCACTCCCTCCTCCGACGCCGTTTATTCATGGAACGCTCTCATCCGCCGCGCTCTTCGTCTCGGCCTCCTCCACCGCTCCCTCTCTCTTTTCCGCACAATGCGGAGACTCAGTTGGTCCCCTGATCACTATACTTATCCCTTCATTTTCAAGGCCTGTGGCGAACTACCCTCGTTTTCTCACGGTAGTTGCGTTCATGCTGTTGTTGTCTCAACTGGGTTTGATTCAAATGTGTTTGTTTGCAATGCCACAGTGGCTATGTATGGCCGGTGCGGCGCGTTGGATTATGCACGCCAGGTGTTTGATGAAATGCTTGTTAGAGaaatatttgatttggtttcgTGGAACTCGATTACTGCTGTGTTTATTCAAAGCGGGGATTCGAAAAGAGGAATTGAGCTGTTTCGTAGAATGTGGAAAGAATGTGATTTTAATGTTAGACCAGATGCTGTTAGtcttgtaaatgttttgcctgCTTGTGCTTCCATGGGTGATTGCTTGTCTGGCAAGCAAGTACATGGTTTTTCGGTCCGGTCTGGGCTGTTTGACGATGTTTATGTTGCAAATTCATTGGTGGACATGTATGCAAAATGTGGAATGATGAATGAAGCTAACAAGGTTTTTGATCGGATGGAGATTAAGGATGTGGTTTCTTGGAATTCAATGGTGACTGGGTATTCTCAGATTGGTAAGTTTGAGGAGGCTGTTGGTCTGTTTGAGAAGATGAGTGAGGAGAATATCGAGTTAGATGTTGTTTCCTGGAGTGCTGTTATTGCAGGTTATTCACAGAGGGGACTTGGATATGAAGCATTAAATGTGTTTAGGCAAATGCAGGTCTGTGGATCAAACCCGAATGAGGTTACCCTTGTGTCACTTCTTTCGGGTTGTGCTTCAATCGGAGCATTGCTTCATGGGAAGGAGACTCATTGTCATGCCATAAAATGCATTTTGAATTTTGACAGAAGTGATCCAAGGGAGGACGGTTTGGTACTTAACGCCATGATTGACATGTACACGAAGTGCGAAGATATCAGTGCTGGTCGTGCAATTTTTGATTCAATATCTCCTAAAGATAGGAATGTCGTGACTTGGACTGCTATGATTGGTGGATATGCCCAACATGGAGAAGCCAATGATGGATTAGAACTTTTCTCTCGGATGATTAAAGAGGACAGATTGGTAAAGCCTAATGCATTTACGATATCTTGTGCGTTGATGGCATGTGCTCGATTAGCTGCGTTGAGGAGTGGGAGACAAATCCATGCTTACGTGTTACGCAACCAGTATGATTTTGATGTACTTCACGTGGCCAATTGCCTCGTTGATATGTATTCTAAATCTGGAGATATTGGTGCAGCTAGAGTTGTGTTTGATAACATGAAGCGGAGAAATGATGTTTCTTGGACATCTTTAATGACCGGTTATGGCATGCACGGTCAAGGTGAAGAGGCTGTTAAGGTTTTTGATCAGATGAGCAGAGAGGGTCTGGATCCAGATGGTGTAACACTGCTTGTTCTGCTCTATGCTTGCAGCCATTCTGGGATGGTTGATGAAGGGATGAGATATTTCAGTAACATGAGCAAGGATTTTGGAGTTGCTCCTGGGGAAGAACACTATGCTAGCATGGTTGACCTATTGAGCCGTGCTGGTCGCTTTGATGATGCCACGAAGCTCATCGAAGACATGCCAATGAAACCGGGTCCCATAGTGTGGGTAGGTCTGCTTAGTGGTTGCAGGGTACATGCAAACGTGGAGCTAGGAGAATATGCTGCTGGTCAACTGATGGAGTTGGAGTCCGAAAGCGACGGATCATACACATTACTTTCTAACATTTATGCTAATGCGAGGCGTTGGAAAGACGTGACGAGGATCAGATCATTGATGAAGCACAGCGGAGTTAGGAAGAGGCCCGGTTGTAGTTGGGTGCAGGGGAAGAAGGGCACCGAAACTTTCTTTGTTGGAGACAGAAGTCACAGAGAATCGAAACAAATATACGGACTTCTGTCCGAACTGATTCGACGGATTAAAGTTGCAGGATATGTTCCAGAGACCAGCTTTGCTCTCCATGACGTTGATGATGAGGAGAAAGGGGATCTATTATTTGAGCACAGTGAGAAGTTAGCTCTTGCCTATGGCATCCTAACATCAGCACCAGGTGCACCTATCAGGATCACTAAGAATTTGCGTGTATGCGGCGATTGCCATACTGCCATTACTTACATATCTAACATCATTCACCATGAAATTATATTAAGAGACTCGAGCCGCTTCCATCATTTCAAGAACGGTTCCTGCTCCTGTAAGGGTTACTGGTGA